From the Halorussus salinus genome, the window GGACCCAGCAGAAGCCGTAGCGGCCCAACTCGAAGCGCCACGAGCCACCTTCGTCGTCGTCATCAGCTCCTCCATCAGTGTTAGCCACTCCTACAGATTTTTCAGCAGGTTCTCCACCTTGCTCGTCGTCCGCGTCGCTCCGGCCGTCACTCGCTCCATCCGACTCGTCGTCGGCGGACTCGCCGTCCCCGACGCGCTCGACGGTCGCCTCGCCGAACAGTCGCGTCGGTTCGCCGGGCAGGTCGAGCGCGACCTCGGTCTCGGATTCGTCCAAGTTGTGGACCGCGACGACGGTTCCGTGGTCGCTGGTCATCGCGTGGGCGAACACCGCCGGGTCGTCGGCGTCGAGTATCTCGCAGTCGCCGTGGCCGATTTCGGGACACTCCCCGCGCAGGCGGTTCAGGCGCGCGAACCACCCGAGGAGTGAATCCGGGTCGCCCCGTTGGTCCGCGACGTTGACCTCCTCGTAGCCGAACGCCCCGCCGGAGACGACCGGGCGCACCAACTCGTCGGGGTCGGCCGTCGAGAACCCGGCGTTCCGGTCGTCGGACCACTGCATCGGCGTCCGGACCGCGGTCCGGCCCGGCAAGTCGAGGTCGTCGCCCATGCCGATTTCGTCGCCGTAGACGAGCAAGGGGGTGCCGGGCAGCGAGAACAGCAGGCTGTAGGCGAGTCGGATGCGGTCGCCGTCGCCGTCCAGCATCGGCGCGAGGCGCCGCCGGATGCCCCGACCGTAGATGCGCATCTCGTCGTCGGGCGCGAACTCCGCGAAGACTTTCCGCTGGTCGGCCCCCGAGAGCCGACCCACGTTCAACTCGTCGTAGTTCCGGAGGAAGTTGGCCCACTGGCCGCCCTCCGGCGTCGGCGGGAGGAGGTTCAGCACCTCCCGAATCGGCTCGGACTCGCGCTCGGCCAGCGCCAACACGAGGTAGGCGTCGAGCAGGAAGTTGAGCAGGACGTTCATCTCGTCGCCCTCGCGGGCGGACGCGGCGGCCGCGGCGTCGTCCACGGACCGCGCCACGTCGCCATCGGACGCTACCGCGTCGCCCCCAACGCTCGAATCGGGGACGCGCCCGCCGAAGTAGTCGCCGAGGTGTTCGGGCGCGTCGTCAGCCTCCGCGAACAGGATGGCGTCGTCGCCCCGGCGCTCCACGAAGTGGCGCATGTCCCGGAGGACGCCGTGTGGGTCGTCGAGTTTCGTGGATTCGAGGCCGCCCTTGTGGTCTATCATCAGCGTCGCGGCGTCCACCCGGAACCCCGAGACGCCGAGTTCGAGCCAGAAGCCCATTATCTTGCGAATCTCCTCGCGCACGTCCGGGTTGGCGAGGTTCAGGTCGGGCTGGTAGTGGT encodes:
- a CDS encoding alpha-amylase family protein, with amino-acid sequence MGTKDRWYENATFYAIDVEAFADAEGDGVGDFRGLTGRLDYLESLGIDCIWLLPFYPSPNRDNGYDVADYYGVDDRHGTLGDFVEFVREADRRGIRVIIDLVVNHTSDQHPWFRAARSDPDSKFRDYYVWREDLPDEPDPHRGPVFPGEEDAVWSYDEAAEAFYYHRFYHYQPDLNLANPDVREEIRKIMGFWLELGVSGFRVDAATLMIDHKGGLESTKLDDPHGVLRDMRHFVERRGDDAILFAEADDAPEHLGDYFGGRVPDSSVGGDAVASDGDVARSVDDAAAAASAREGDEMNVLLNFLLDAYLVLALAERESEPIREVLNLLPPTPEGGQWANFLRNYDELNVGRLSGADQRKVFAEFAPDDEMRIYGRGIRRRLAPMLDGDGDRIRLAYSLLFSLPGTPLLVYGDEIGMGDDLDLPGRTAVRTPMQWSDDRNAGFSTADPDELVRPVVSGGAFGYEEVNVADQRGDPDSLLGWFARLNRLRGECPEIGHGDCEILDADDPAVFAHAMTSDHGTVVAVHNLDESETEVALDLPGEPTRLFGEATVERVGDGESADDESDGASDGRSDADDEQGGEPAEKSVGVANTDGGADDDDEGGSWRFELGRYGFCWVRIE